The DNA window CATAGGCTTCGGTCAGCTCGTTTTCAAGTCCTGCCTGCCGGTATATCCCCAGGATTTTGCTGAAATTCGGCGATGTCAGGGGGTGTTTCGGCGAGAATATTGTGCAGCAGTCCTCGTAGGGCAGTATGGAGGTCTCATAGGTTCCGATTCTCTCTGCCGTGCGGATAATCTCTTCCTTGTCCATGCCGATAAGGGGCCGGAACACAGGGTAATCCGTTACGCTCCCGGTAAAGCGCATGCTGCCTGCTGTCTGGCTGGCAACCTGGCTCAAGGCCTCACCGCTTACAAGGGCGCCGGCTCCACGCTCTTCCGCGGCCATATGGGCTACCTGCATCATTCCCGCCCGCATTATCAGGGTAACCGCCTCCTTGGGGACCCTCTCCTTTATTTTAAGCTGAGTTTTCGTAAAGGGTACCACAAAAAGGTTCATTCCCCCATTCCAGGGGGCCAGGATGCGGGCCAGCTGCACAACCTTTTCCTTTGCCTCGTCGGAGGTGTAGGGGTAGGCATGAAAATAGACAGCATCCAGCTTTAATCCCCGCTTGGCCATCATCCAGCCAGCCACGGGTGAGTCGATTCCCCCGGAAAGGAGCAGTATTCCCTTGCCGGCGCAGCTTACAGGGAGTCCCCCGGGTCCCGCGGACTGGGGACCCCAGATGTACACCTTGTCCCGGACCTCGATCTGAAGGGATACATCCGGATTCTTAACATCCACCGTCAATCCGGGTATGTCACGGGTAAGCCTGTCTCCGAGCTCCACGGCAATCTGGTAGGAGTTCAGAGGAAAACTCTTGTCTGTCCGTTTGGCGTTTATCTTGAAGCTGAGTGTTCCCGAGGCCGAAGCCCTTACTTCTTTCTGTAAAAGCTCTGCCGCGGTAGCCCTGATTGCTTCCATATCCTTTTCGCTGACACGAACCCGGGCAAAGGCGACGATACCGAAGGTTGATGCAAGTACCTCCTCAGCAACCGCCGGATTGCCGGAAAACAATTCCAGAAAAAAGCGTCCCCGTCCGCCGGTAACCCGTGCCTCAAGTCCTTTAAGGCGGCGCTTTATGTTTTCCTTGAGCTGCTGTTCGAACATCCTGCGGTTGTTGCCCTTGAGTCCGATTTCTCCAACCCGGATCAGGTAGTGGGCAGTTAGCTCCCTGTTCATCCCAGCTGCTCCTTGATGGTTCCGATTTCCCTTGTGGCTGTTTCTACAAAGGCTTCGATTTCTTCATCCCGTGTCGCCGGACCCAGAGAAATCCGAATTGAGGATTCGGCAGCCTGCGGGCTGACTCCAAGGACCTTCAATACCCGGTTGATCTTCTCTTTTTTCCGTCCCCTGTCTGCGCTGCTGGAACAGGCCGATCCGGTGGATACGGCGTAGCCGCAGTCGCTTAAGACTCGCTGCAGTACCTCTCCCGGTACGGGAGGAAAGGAGCACTTCAATATAAAAGGCGATATATGCGAATCTGTGCCCGCAGCCTGTTCAGGAATAAAAAGTACTCCTGGTATTTCCGAAAGCCCCTCCATAAGACGGGTCTTTTGTCGGCGGGCCTGTTCCCGATGCTCCTCTATTAAGGGAAGGCGTTTTTCCATGACCCTGGCAAGGGCCGCTATTCCGGGAAGGTTTTCCGTCCCGGGGCGGACGCCTTTCTCCTGTCCGCCACCTTTAAAAAGTCCCTGAATGGGGCGTCTCAGGTAAAGTATACCGATGCCCCTGGGGGCGCCTATTTTATGGCCGGAAAAAGAGGCCGAATCCACCCCCAGATCTTCAAGATCGATCTTCTCTTTTCCCAGGGCCTGAACGGCGTCGGTATGAATATGGGGCGGTTTTTTCCCCCCGCGGGCATCCCGTAAGGCTGCGGCAATGCTTTTTACGTCCTGGACAATTCCTGTCTCATTGTTAAGGAGCATTATGCTTATAAGCTCTGTTTCAGAGCTAAAAGCGTGCAGGGCCACATCCGGACTGATGCGTCCGTCCTTTCCCGGTTTTACCTCGTGTACCGGATAGCCGAGTTCGGAATAGACTCTGGCCGTTTCCCATACCGAGGGGTGTTCCGTGGCGCCAATCAGAATCGATCCCTTCCTTACGCTTAATAGGAGCTGGGAAAAAACGATGGAGGTCGACTCGCTTCCTCCTGAGGTAAAATAAATCTGCTCCGGTTTGCAGTTCAGCAGTTCTGCGATTCTTTTTCGGGATTCAGCGAGGAGTTCCGCGGCTTTTTTCCCGTAAGAATGCAGGGATGAGGGGTTTCCGAAGTATTCCAGGGCCACCTGCCGCGCGTAATCCAATGCATCCGGATCTGGTGGGGCGGTGGCTGCCCAGTCCAGGTAAGTAGAAATCATTCTGCCATAATAAGAATTAGCCCATTATTACTCAAGGGCACAGAAATGTTACGGATTATGGAATCGTTATATATGAAATCAATACTTGATTTTGATTCCCTTCTAGGTGTACAGTTGCCTAACATGAATCAAGCAACCTGTTGTCCAGATTCTCTGATTGAGTCCTATGCCGAACGTCTCAAGGTCTGCGGGCATCCGGTACGGCTGAAGATACTCTGTCTTATAGAAAAAGAGAACGCCTGCGTAAGCGAACTCTGGCAGTGTCTTCAACAGTCCCAGCCGGTTATCTCCCAGCATCTCGCGGTGCTGAAAAACAAGGGGATAGTCAGCTCCGCCGTCGACGGTAATCGGCGGATCTATTCAATCAGCGATGATTTTGTAAAGGCTATTATTAAGAGTTTTCCCCATCAGGTGTAGGGTGGATCGATCTTTTACCCTTGGTCTTCGCAGAACTCGGGTCCGGTCTTTCGACTCCGGGAGTATCGATCCGGATAATCTGCCTTCGAGTAGGGCAGCACTCTGGGTCTGCGACGAGGCAACCCGACAGTTCCTCCCTTCCGGGGCTGATCCTGTGCTTGTGCTTTCCCGGGGGGAGGCCGCCAAGAACTGGGACTCTGTGTTAAAGATCATCGATGCCGCTCTTTCCGTACCCCTCGGCCGGGATGATCTGGTCATCGCCCTGGGCGGCGGTGTCGTCTGTGATACCGCGGCTTTCGCAGCTTCCATCTACATGCGGGGTTGCGGACTGGTTCTGATTCCTTCCACCCTTCTTTCCATGATCGATGCCTCCCTGGGCGGAAAAACCGGTATCGATTACGGCACTTACAAGAATATAATAGGCAGCTTCTATCCCGCCGGTGAAATCCTCATCTATCCATTCCTGCTCAAGAGCCTTCCGGAATCCGAGTATCTCTCCGGCCTGGCGGAGGTGTTAAAGCACGCCCTTCTGGAAGACAGCGATCTGTTTTCAGACCTCTCTGCCCGGAAGAGTGATGTGCTGTCACGGGACGTTCGGGTGTTGAACGATCTTATTCCCCGTTCCCTGGCGGTTAAGGGCAGAATCGTCGAGGCGGATCCCACCGAAGAGGGTATCCGGGCGCAGTTGAATCTGGGACACACCTTTGGTCATGCTCTGGAGAGTCTTCTGGGTCTGGGGGTCCTGCCCCACGGTCATGCCGTCGCCTGGGGGATCGCTCGGGCAATGGAGGCCGGAGTGTCTCTGGGAGCGACGGATCCTGACTACGCTGCGGAAGTAAAGAAGTTTTTCACATCCTACGGTTACGATCTTGGCTACCGTATTCCCGACCTTGGCGTCTACCTGGATGTCCTCGAGCGGGACAAGAAGCGGAAAAACGGGGAGGTCCATTTTGTCCTTCAGCACCGCAGGGGCGACACCTTCTTTACTCCTCTTTCTGAGGAACTCCTCAAACAAGTGCTTGCCCCTTTTTCTGACGGCTAATCTTTATTACTGTCCCGAATCGTGGGGATGGATAGCAATTAAGGCTGCTTGCTCAAAGGAATTATCCAACCCGATGTTACATATTGCGGGGAATTTTCCATTGTATCGGTAACATCCGGCTGCATGGTACTTATATCCCCACGATTCGGAACAGTATGCAACTGGGATCCCGTCTTACTCCTCGTAGAGCCTGGATAAAAAGCGGTAGCGGTCGTTCACCGTCTTGGCGTACTTCTTGTTGGCTTTGGGGTCAAGTTCGTCTATAAGGACCTCCAGGCTTGCCAGGCTCATCTCTACGGCGGTGCTGAAGCGTTTGGCGGGTTTGAGCCAGTAGTTTCCTTCGCCGTTGGTATAGAGGGCCAGAAAGCCCAGGACGGAGCTGTTCTTTTTTGACGGCGCCAGCAGAAGGAGCTTCTCCAGTATTCCCGCCAGTTCTTCCATTCCCTGATAAGA is part of the Marispirochaeta aestuarii genome and encodes:
- the thiI gene encoding tRNA uracil 4-sulfurtransferase ThiI, which produces MNRELTAHYLIRVGEIGLKGNNRRMFEQQLKENIKRRLKGLEARVTGGRGRFFLELFSGNPAVAEEVLASTFGIVAFARVRVSEKDMEAIRATAAELLQKEVRASASGTLSFKINAKRTDKSFPLNSYQIAVELGDRLTRDIPGLTVDVKNPDVSLQIEVRDKVYIWGPQSAGPGGLPVSCAGKGILLLSGGIDSPVAGWMMAKRGLKLDAVYFHAYPYTSDEAKEKVVQLARILAPWNGGMNLFVVPFTKTQLKIKERVPKEAVTLIMRAGMMQVAHMAAEERGAGALVSGEALSQVASQTAGSMRFTGSVTDYPVFRPLIGMDKEEIIRTAERIGTYETSILPYEDCCTIFSPKHPLTSPNFSKILGIYRQAGLENELTEAYEESERIYIPPYPENE
- a CDS encoding cysteine desulfurase family protein, producing the protein MISTYLDWAATAPPDPDALDYARQVALEYFGNPSSLHSYGKKAAELLAESRKRIAELLNCKPEQIYFTSGGSESTSIVFSQLLLSVRKGSILIGATEHPSVWETARVYSELGYPVHEVKPGKDGRISPDVALHAFSSETELISIMLLNNETGIVQDVKSIAAALRDARGGKKPPHIHTDAVQALGKEKIDLEDLGVDSASFSGHKIGAPRGIGILYLRRPIQGLFKGGGQEKGVRPGTENLPGIAALARVMEKRLPLIEEHREQARRQKTRLMEGLSEIPGVLFIPEQAAGTDSHISPFILKCSFPPVPGEVLQRVLSDCGYAVSTGSACSSSADRGRKKEKINRVLKVLGVSPQAAESSIRISLGPATRDEEIEAFVETATREIGTIKEQLG
- a CDS encoding ArsR/SmtB family transcription factor; this encodes MNQATCCPDSLIESYAERLKVCGHPVRLKILCLIEKENACVSELWQCLQQSQPVISQHLAVLKNKGIVSSAVDGNRRIYSISDDFVKAIIKSFPHQV
- a CDS encoding 3-dehydroquinate synthase, producing the protein MDRSFTLGLRRTRVRSFDSGSIDPDNLPSSRAALWVCDEATRQFLPSGADPVLVLSRGEAAKNWDSVLKIIDAALSVPLGRDDLVIALGGGVVCDTAAFAASIYMRGCGLVLIPSTLLSMIDASLGGKTGIDYGTYKNIIGSFYPAGEILIYPFLLKSLPESEYLSGLAEVLKHALLEDSDLFSDLSARKSDVLSRDVRVLNDLIPRSLAVKGRIVEADPTEEGIRAQLNLGHTFGHALESLLGLGVLPHGHAVAWGIARAMEAGVSLGATDPDYAAEVKKFFTSYGYDLGYRIPDLGVYLDVLERDKKRKNGEVHFVLQHRRGDTFFTPLSEELLKQVLAPFSDG